GTGGGCTACCTGGTCAGCGGCCCGCTGCTCTGGCTGCACCAGCGCCGCACCGCCTGACCCGCACCACTCAGCAACGCAGCAGGGGCGCCGCACTCGCGGCGCCCCTGCTGCCATCTCCAGGGTCAGACCCAGCGGGCGATGACCGTCGACCCGCCGACCACCTTGTCGCCGGGCCCGACCAGCGGCTCCGCCTTGTCGACCGGCAGGTAGACGTCGGTCCGCGAGCCGAACCGGATCAGCCCGAAGCGCTCACCCCGGGCCAGCAGCGCGCCGATCGGCGCCCGCTGCACGATCCGCCGGGCGATCAGGCCGGTGCGCTGGGCCACCACCACCGTGCCGTGCTCGGTGTCCAGCACCGTGTAGGCGGCCACGTTGTGCTCGGCGTCCGGCTTCATCGCGTTGACGAAGCCACCGTCCGCGACGAAGTAGTCGACTACCTTGCCGGCCACCGGCGAGCGGTTGACGTGCACGTCGAGCACCGACAGGAAGACCGCGACCCGCAGCCACTCGCCCTCGCCGAAGCGCTCGTCGTGCAGCCGCTGGACGGAGAGGACCTGCCCGTCGGCGGCGGCGACCACGGCCGACGGGTCCTCCGGGACGTCCCGCTCCGGGTCCCGGAAGAAGGCGGCCACCGGCGCGGCGGCCAGCGCCGGCAGCAGCCAGAGCTTCGACTTCGGTCGGGTGACCTTCGCCAGCGCGGCCAGGCCGAGGGTGATGCCGGCGGCGGCGACGCCGTTGGAGTCGATGTGCATGCCCCGGGTCAGCGGCACGCTCGACGGCCGGTACGCCGGCGACAGCCGGGCCGCGACGGCCGCGCT
This genomic interval from Micromonospora sp. CCTCC AA 2012012 contains the following:
- a CDS encoding phosphatidylserine decarboxylase, whose translation is MTQSPAVRTTGPSGPVRLGERAARTLVTELARRNDPKAALLVGATPESAVLAAAVEALLPGDRLTVVPAEGSSAAGLREHVSAQGRWVADRVRVVDTLAEADAAEVVIAAEPQTGTADEARVAVDGLSKYLSDGAVLSVAAPIFRTEGAAAELDRQSVLHGVRTDLVLRNTPPVRVHHLRFTPTSAAVAARLSPAYRPSSVPLTRGMHIDSNGVAAAGITLGLAALAKVTRPKSKLWLLPALAAAPVAAFFRDPERDVPEDPSAVVAAADGQVLSVQRLHDERFGEGEWLRVAVFLSVLDVHVNRSPVAGKVVDYFVADGGFVNAMKPDAEHNVAAYTVLDTEHGTVVVAQRTGLIARRIVQRAPIGALLARGERFGLIRFGSRTDVYLPVDKAEPLVGPGDKVVGGSTVIARWV